One window of the Chloroflexota bacterium genome contains the following:
- the leuC gene encoding 3-isopropylmalate dehydratase large subunit: MNSTPRTLFEKIWDRHVVAQEPNSPAILYIDLHLVHEVTSPQAFQGLRTRGLQVRRPDKTFATMDHSIPTDPLALPIVDEQAAKQVAQLATNCRDFGVPVYAMGDPRQGIVHVIGPEMGLTQPGMTIVCGDSHTATHGAFGALAFGIGTSEVEHVLATQCLLQKKPQTMLVRVDGALARGVSSKDIILALIAKIGIGGGTGHVIEYAGPAIRALSLDARMTVCNMTIEGGARAGMIAPDDTTFEYLAGREFVPQGSAWDAAVARWRALPTDDGATYDQTITLDANTLEPMITFGTNPGMGMAISGHVPDPSSIKDTSQRNALVKALTYMNLQPGQAMLGQPIDVVFIGSCTNGRIADLRAAATVFKDRKVAPNVRVLVVPGSRQVKEQADREGLGKIFLDAGCEWREPGCSMCIAMNGDEVGAGQYAVSTSNRNFEGRQGKGARTFLASPLTAAASAVAGRVTDVRTIIP; encoded by the coding sequence TTGAATTCGACACCTCGCACCCTTTTCGAAAAAATCTGGGACCGTCACGTCGTCGCGCAAGAACCGAACAGTCCCGCGATTTTGTACATTGATTTGCATCTCGTTCACGAAGTCACCTCGCCGCAAGCGTTCCAGGGTTTGCGGACGCGCGGATTGCAAGTCCGTCGCCCGGATAAAACATTCGCGACGATGGACCACAGCATTCCGACCGACCCGCTCGCGTTGCCGATTGTGGATGAGCAAGCCGCGAAACAGGTCGCGCAACTCGCGACCAACTGCCGCGATTTTGGCGTGCCGGTGTACGCAATGGGCGATCCCCGTCAAGGCATCGTCCACGTCATCGGTCCCGAAATGGGCTTGACGCAACCCGGCATGACGATCGTTTGCGGCGACAGCCACACCGCGACGCACGGCGCATTCGGCGCGCTCGCGTTCGGCATCGGCACGAGCGAAGTCGAGCACGTCCTCGCAACGCAATGCCTCTTGCAAAAGAAACCGCAAACGATGCTCGTGCGCGTGGACGGCGCACTCGCGCGCGGCGTTTCATCGAAAGATATTATTCTCGCGTTGATTGCGAAAATTGGTATTGGCGGCGGTACGGGACACGTGATCGAGTACGCCGGTCCCGCGATTCGCGCGCTCTCGCTGGACGCGCGAATGACCGTTTGCAACATGACCATCGAGGGCGGCGCACGCGCGGGCATGATCGCGCCGGACGACACGACATTCGAGTATCTTGCCGGGCGCGAGTTCGTACCCCAGGGTTCGGCGTGGGACGCGGCAGTCGCGCGTTGGCGCGCGTTGCCCACGGATGACGGCGCGACGTACGATCAGACCATCACGCTCGACGCGAACACGCTCGAGCCGATGATTACGTTCGGCACGAATCCTGGGATGGGCATGGCGATTTCGGGACACGTACCCGATCCATCAAGCATCAAGGACACGAGCCAACGCAACGCGCTCGTTAAAGCATTGACGTACATGAATCTGCAACCAGGACAAGCGATGCTCGGTCAACCGATTGACGTCGTCTTCATCGGCAGTTGCACGAACGGGCGCATCGCCGATTTGCGCGCGGCGGCAACCGTGTTCAAAGATCGCAAGGTCGCGCCGAACGTGCGCGTGCTCGTCGTCCCAGGATCGCGCCAAGTCAAAGAGCAAGCCGACCGCGAAGGGCTGGGCAAGATTTTTCTCGACGCCGGTTGCGAATGGCGCGAGCCAGGATGCAGTATGTGCATCGCAATGAATGGTGACGAGGTCGGCGCAGGACAGTACGCGGTCAGTACGTCGAATCGCAATTTCGAAGGGCGTCAAGGCAAAGGCGCGCGCACGTTTCTCGCGTCGCCATTAACCGCGGCAGCGAGCGCGGTGGCGGGTCGCGTAACTGACGTGCGAACGATCATTCCATAG
- the leuB gene encoding 3-isopropylmalate dehydrogenase, which produces MNAHIITLPGDGIGPEVTREGVRVLEHIAKRFGHSFEFEEHLIGGCAIDATGEALTSATLDACKRADAVLLGAVGGPKWDDPHAKTRPEAGLLGLRKGLGLFANLRPVKPHPALAYASPLKPEKIAGVDFVVVRELTGGLYFGKPQGRFDDAEGGKTRAVDTLEYSDVEIKRIVDLAFRLAAPRRARVTSVDKANVLASSRLWREIATETARAYPNVKLDHLLVDTCAMRLVAAPASFDVIVTENMFGDILTDEAAVLVGSMGLLPSASLGSHALKGVAMGVYEPIHGSAPDIAGKAIANPIGTILSTAMLLRYSLNLGQEADAIERAVERAIGDGCRTADIAREGERVLSTREMADEIMARL; this is translated from the coding sequence ATGAACGCTCACATCATCACCCTGCCCGGCGATGGCATCGGTCCCGAAGTTACGCGCGAAGGCGTGCGCGTCCTTGAACACATCGCGAAAAGATTTGGGCATTCGTTTGAGTTTGAAGAACACCTGATCGGCGGTTGCGCGATTGACGCGACCGGCGAAGCATTGACAAGCGCGACGCTCGACGCGTGCAAACGCGCGGACGCGGTACTGCTCGGCGCGGTCGGTGGACCAAAGTGGGACGACCCGCACGCGAAAACGCGACCCGAAGCGGGCTTACTGGGTCTGCGCAAAGGACTCGGTTTGTTCGCGAATCTGCGCCCCGTCAAACCACATCCCGCGCTCGCGTACGCCTCGCCGCTCAAGCCGGAAAAAATCGCGGGCGTGGATTTCGTCGTCGTGCGCGAATTGACCGGCGGACTGTACTTTGGCAAACCGCAAGGTCGCTTTGACGACGCGGAGGGTGGAAAAACGCGCGCCGTGGATACGCTGGAGTACTCGGACGTTGAAATCAAACGCATCGTTGACCTGGCATTTCGACTTGCCGCGCCGCGTCGCGCGCGCGTCACCTCGGTGGACAAGGCGAACGTGCTGGCGAGTTCGCGCTTGTGGCGCGAGATTGCGACCGAGACCGCGCGCGCGTATCCGAACGTGAAACTCGATCACTTGCTCGTGGACACGTGCGCGATGCGACTCGTCGCCGCGCCGGCGTCGTTCGACGTGATCGTGACCGAGAACATGTTTGGCGATATTCTCACCGATGAAGCCGCGGTGCTCGTCGGCTCGATGGGGTTGTTACCGTCGGCGTCACTCGGTAGCCACGCCCTAAAGGGCGTGGCTATGGGGGTTTACGAACCGATCCACGGTTCTGCGCCGGACATTGCCGGCAAAGCAATCGCGAATCCGATCGGGACGATCCTGAGCACGGCAATGTTGTTGCGCTATTCGCTCAACCTGGGACAGGAGGCAGACGCGATTGAACGCGCAGTCGAGCGCGCGATTGGCGATGGTTGTCGCACCGCCGACATTGCGCGCGAAGGAGAGCGCGTGTTGAGCACGCGTGAGATGGCGGATGAGATCATGGCGCGATTATGA
- a CDS encoding citramalate synthase codes for MNILIYDTTLRDGSQREGLSLTVNDKLHVARLLDEFGVAYIEGGWPGSNPKDVEFFERAKSVKFKNAKLASFGMTCRPNTAPADDANINAMVDAETPVVTLVGKTWTLHVTDVLQTTLAENLRLIRESAAFIKSRGREVIYDAEHFFDGYRADAAYALATLRAAIEGGADSVTLCDTNGGRLPWEVEEAVCAVRAALPNTSIGIHTHNDSELAVANTLAAVRVGCNLVQGTINGYGERCGNANLCSIIPDLEIKLNRRCVPTEKLAQLTALSHAVAEIANLAPDDHAAFVGRSAFAHKGGIHVAAQRRNALSYQHIEPERVGNEARVLISELSGKGNVLSKAEELNLGDVGDTREVLQQIKELEARGFHFEGAEASVELMLRRQQPDYHAPFEMLDFMAVVEHREGRGMFAESSVKLRINGEIIHTVAEGNGPVNALDHALRKALRPHYPAIDNFQLEDYKVRILDSDAGTGATTRVMIDTANHTSRWSTVGAGTNIIEASWLALADAIEYGITVAK; via the coding sequence ATGAATATCCTGATCTACGATACCACGCTCCGCGATGGCTCGCAACGCGAGGGGCTTTCGCTGACTGTGAACGACAAACTTCACGTGGCGCGTCTGCTCGACGAATTCGGCGTGGCGTACATCGAAGGCGGTTGGCCTGGGTCGAATCCCAAGGACGTCGAGTTTTTCGAGCGCGCCAAATCGGTCAAGTTCAAGAACGCCAAGCTCGCGTCCTTCGGCATGACGTGCCGACCAAACACCGCGCCGGCAGACGACGCGAATATCAACGCGATGGTGGACGCGGAAACACCCGTCGTCACGCTCGTCGGCAAGACGTGGACTTTGCATGTCACCGATGTTCTGCAAACAACGCTCGCCGAAAACTTGCGCCTCATTCGCGAATCTGCCGCGTTCATCAAATCGCGCGGGCGTGAAGTGATTTACGACGCGGAACATTTCTTCGACGGGTATCGCGCGGATGCGGCGTACGCGCTCGCAACGTTGCGCGCGGCAATCGAGGGCGGCGCGGACTCGGTGACGCTGTGCGATACGAACGGCGGTCGCCTGCCCTGGGAAGTCGAGGAGGCGGTGTGCGCGGTACGCGCGGCTCTGCCCAACACGTCCATCGGCATTCACACGCACAACGACAGCGAACTCGCAGTCGCGAATACGCTTGCGGCGGTGCGCGTTGGCTGCAATCTCGTGCAAGGCACGATCAACGGGTACGGCGAGCGGTGCGGCAACGCGAACCTTTGCTCGATCATTCCCGATCTCGAAATAAAATTGAATCGGCGTTGTGTGCCGACCGAAAAACTCGCGCAGTTGACTGCACTCTCGCACGCGGTCGCGGAAATCGCGAATCTCGCGCCGGACGATCACGCCGCGTTCGTCGGTCGCTCGGCGTTCGCGCACAAGGGCGGCATTCACGTCGCCGCGCAACGCCGTAACGCGTTGAGTTATCAACACATCGAACCAGAACGCGTCGGCAACGAAGCGCGTGTGCTGATTTCGGAATTGTCCGGCAAAGGCAACGTGTTGAGCAAAGCCGAGGAGTTGAACCTGGGTGATGTTGGGGATACGCGCGAGGTGTTGCAACAAATCAAAGAACTCGAAGCGCGCGGCTTTCACTTTGAAGGCGCCGAAGCATCGGTCGAGTTGATGTTGCGCCGCCAACAACCCGATTATCACGCGCCGTTCGAGATGTTGGACTTTATGGCGGTCGTCGAACATCGCGAAGGACGCGGCATGTTCGCCGAGAGCAGTGTGAAACTGCGAATCAATGGCGAGATCATTCACACGGTCGCAGAAGGCAATGGTCCGGTGAATGCGCTCGACCATGCGCTGCGTAAAGCGTTGCGACCGCACTACCCGGCGATTGATAATTTCCAACTCGAAGATTACAAGGTGCGGATTCTCGACAGCGACGCGGGCACCGGCGCGACAACGCGCGTGATGATTGATACGGCGAATCATACGAGTCGGTGGAGCACCGTCGGCGCGGGCACGAACATTATCGAGGCATCCTGGCTCGCGCTCGCGGATGCGATCGAGTACGGAATCACGGTCGCAAAATAA
- a CDS encoding 2-isopropylmalate synthase, protein MDNKYVRIFDTTLRDGEQSPGASLTSAEKLEIARQLARLGVDIIEAGFPAASPDDLEAVRRIATEVGNPRDGSQPPMIAGLARANKDDIDKAWDAVKHAARPRIHTFLATSDIHLKYKLKMTREQVVERVREMVSYARSLCADVEFSPEDAGRSDPEYLCDVLEVAIECGATTLNIPDTVGYTTPEEYGALIKGLIEGTRGGDQVVWSVHCHDDLGMATANALAGLRAGARQAEVTINGIGERAGNTSLEEVVMSLKTRAAVFGLHSGIDSTQISRTSKMVANYTGIPVQPNKAIVGANAFAHEAGIHQDGMLKNQMTYEIMRPETVGVSASQLVLGKHSGRHAFKAHLSALGYTMNEQDLDKAFARFKELADKKKYIADADLEALIADEFYQPNEVFRLEDIQVVCGRHGMPTATVRLIGPGGLDKTFAAIGTGPVDATYKAIDAIVGEPCTLVEFNIHAVTEGIDALGEVTVRLQANADTSRTFGGHGADTDIIVASAKAYLAALNKLITAQSSPRMHAQHSTLELVST, encoded by the coding sequence ATGGACAATAAATACGTTCGCATTTTCGATACAACCTTGCGCGATGGCGAGCAATCGCCGGGCGCATCGCTGACGAGCGCGGAGAAACTCGAAATCGCGCGGCAACTCGCGCGGCTCGGCGTAGACATCATCGAAGCCGGTTTTCCCGCCGCGTCGCCGGACGATCTCGAAGCGGTGCGCCGCATCGCAACCGAAGTCGGCAATCCGCGCGATGGTAGCCAACCGCCGATGATCGCGGGGCTGGCGCGCGCGAACAAGGACGACATTGACAAGGCATGGGACGCGGTAAAACACGCGGCGCGCCCGCGCATCCATACTTTTCTCGCAACCTCGGATATTCATCTCAAGTACAAACTCAAGATGACGCGCGAGCAAGTCGTCGAGCGCGTGCGCGAAATGGTTTCGTATGCGCGTTCGCTCTGCGCCGATGTCGAATTCTCGCCCGAAGATGCCGGGCGTTCCGATCCCGAATACCTGTGCGACGTGCTGGAGGTCGCGATTGAATGCGGCGCGACGACGCTCAACATTCCAGACACGGTCGGCTACACGACGCCGGAGGAATACGGCGCGCTCATCAAGGGTTTGATCGAAGGGACGCGCGGCGGCGACCAGGTGGTGTGGTCGGTACATTGCCACGACGACCTGGGTATGGCGACCGCGAACGCACTCGCCGGTCTGCGCGCCGGCGCGCGCCAAGCCGAAGTGACGATCAACGGCATCGGCGAACGCGCGGGCAACACCTCGCTCGAAGAAGTGGTCATGTCGCTCAAGACGCGCGCGGCGGTATTCGGTCTGCATTCTGGGATTGACTCGACACAAATTTCGCGCACGTCGAAAATGGTCGCAAATTACACCGGCATTCCCGTCCAGCCAAACAAGGCGATTGTCGGCGCGAACGCGTTCGCACACGAAGCCGGAATTCACCAGGACGGGATGCTCAAGAATCAAATGACGTACGAGATCATGCGCCCCGAAACGGTCGGCGTGTCCGCGTCGCAATTAGTCTTGGGCAAACACTCGGGACGACACGCGTTCAAAGCGCATCTCAGCGCGCTGGGTTATACGATGAACGAGCAAGACCTCGACAAGGCATTCGCGCGTTTCAAAGAACTCGCCGACAAGAAAAAATACATCGCCGATGCGGATCTCGAAGCGTTGATTGCGGACGAGTTTTATCAACCGAACGAAGTGTTCCGGCTCGAAGACATCCAGGTCGTGTGCGGACGCCACGGGATGCCGACGGCGACAGTCCGTCTGATCGGACCAGGGGGCTTGGACAAAACATTCGCCGCAATTGGCACGGGTCCCGTGGACGCGACGTACAAAGCGATTGACGCGATTGTCGGCGAGCCGTGCACGCTAGTCGAATTCAACATCCACGCGGTCACCGAAGGAATTGACGCGCTCGGTGAAGTGACCGTGCGCTTGCAAGCGAACGCGGACACCTCGCGCACGTTCGGCGGACACGGCGCGGATACGGACATTATCGTCGCGAGCGCCAAGGCGTACCTCGCCGCGCTGAACAAACTGATCACCGCGCAAAGTTCGCCGCGGATGCACGCGCAGCATTCGACGTTGGAATTAGTGAGCACTTAA
- the leuD gene encoding 3-isopropylmalate dehydratase small subunit codes for MDKLIQLTARVVALPNENVDTDQIIPARYLKATDKLGMGDALFADWRANPDFVLNKPESLGAQILLAGDNFGCGSSREHAVWALTGFGFRVVISTTIADIFRNNALKNGLLPIIVDKQTHHDLFDLVAEIPHVELKIDVAAQTLSLPDGRAVPFALDPFAKTCLLEGVDELGYLIARDDAISKFEAAHSSI; via the coding sequence GTGGATAAACTGATTCAACTTACCGCGCGCGTCGTCGCGCTGCCGAACGAGAACGTAGACACCGATCAAATCATCCCGGCGCGCTATCTCAAAGCGACGGACAAACTAGGCATGGGCGATGCGCTCTTTGCCGATTGGCGCGCGAATCCGGATTTTGTACTAAACAAACCGGAATCGCTGGGCGCGCAGATTCTGCTCGCGGGCGACAACTTTGGGTGCGGCAGTTCGCGCGAGCACGCGGTTTGGGCATTGACCGGGTTTGGTTTTCGCGTCGTCATCAGCACGACGATCGCGGATATTTTTCGCAACAACGCGCTCAAGAACGGCTTGCTCCCGATCATCGTGGACAAACAAACGCATCACGATTTGTTCGATCTCGTCGCGGAGATTCCACACGTCGAATTGAAAATTGATGTCGCCGCGCAAACTCTATCCTTGCCCGACGGTCGCGCGGTGCCCTTTGCGCTCGATCCGTTCGCGAAAACATGTTTGCTCGAAGGCGTGGACGAACTGGGGTATTTGATCGCGCGCGACGATGCGATTTCCAAATTCGAAGCGGCGCATTCAAGCATTTAA